A region from the Pseudonocardia petroleophila genome encodes:
- the paaI gene encoding hydroxyphenylacetyl-CoA thioesterase PaaI, which translates to MTEPTETARRTSEAMTRHDAAARGAGVRLLDVAPGTAAVALTVTEHHLNGHGICHGGFVFLLADAALAHASNSHGVSAVAAGADITFLRPGALGDELVATAVERALTGRSGLYDVTVRAGDAVVAEFRGRTRQVPGLVPPA; encoded by the coding sequence ATGACCGAGCCCACCGAGACCGCCCGCCGCACCTCCGAGGCCATGACGCGCCACGACGCCGCCGCCCGCGGCGCGGGTGTCCGGCTGCTCGACGTCGCCCCCGGCACGGCCGCCGTCGCGCTGACGGTGACCGAGCACCACCTCAACGGGCACGGCATCTGCCACGGCGGGTTCGTGTTCCTGCTCGCCGACGCCGCGCTCGCGCACGCCTCCAACAGCCACGGCGTCTCCGCGGTGGCCGCCGGGGCCGACATCACGTTCCTGCGGCCCGGGGCGCTGGGCGACGAGCTGGTCGCGACGGCGGTGGAGCGGGCGCTGACCGGCCGCTCCGGCCTCTACGACGTCACGGTGCGGGCGGGCGACGCGGTGGTCGCGGAGTTCCGCGGCCGCACCCGCCAGGTCCCGGGACTCGTGCCGCCGGCCTAG
- a CDS encoding NYN domain-containing protein, whose translation MTTLAPTSPPAPRVLLVWDAPNMDMSLGSLLGARPTAAFRPRFDAVGRWLLDLAGPDSLAEATVFTNVVPGSTEVVRPWVEALRNVGFAVFAKPKISDDSDVDDDMLAHIRLRADEGLLEHVVVASGDGRAFREPLEELRAKGTYVTVIGFREHATFAVASDVMEFVDLEEIDGVFREPLPRITLDSLPDGGAWLPPFRSLRSLLEPRR comes from the coding sequence ATGACGACCCTCGCGCCGACCTCGCCGCCCGCTCCCCGGGTGCTGCTGGTCTGGGACGCGCCGAACATGGACATGAGCCTGGGCTCGCTGCTGGGTGCCCGGCCGACGGCGGCGTTCCGCCCCCGGTTCGACGCCGTCGGGCGCTGGCTGCTGGACCTCGCCGGGCCGGACTCCCTCGCCGAGGCCACCGTGTTCACCAACGTCGTCCCCGGCAGCACCGAGGTCGTCCGCCCGTGGGTGGAGGCGCTGCGCAACGTCGGCTTCGCGGTGTTCGCGAAGCCGAAGATCTCCGACGACTCCGACGTCGACGACGACATGCTCGCCCACATCCGCCTGCGCGCCGACGAGGGACTGCTCGAGCACGTCGTCGTGGCCTCCGGGGACGGCCGGGCGTTCCGCGAGCCGCTGGAGGAGCTGCGGGCCAAGGGCACCTACGTCACGGTCATCGGGTTCCGCGAGCACGCGACGTTCGCGGTGGCGTCGGACGTGATGGAGTTCGTCGACCTCGAGGAGATCGACGGCGTCTTCCGCGAGCCGCTGCCGCGGATCACGCTCGACTCGCTGCCCGACGGCGGCGCCTGGCTGCCGCCCTTCCGCTCGCTGCGCTCGCTGCTGGAGCCCCGCCGGTGA
- a CDS encoding amidohydrolase family protein, giving the protein MIRLTAPVVLPCDPACSVLRDGAVDVGDDGRITWVGPRERAPESDGPVHALPGVLLPGLINTHAHTPMLALRGAGGDLPLLRWLHEVMWPMEARLTGDDVRAAMTAGGVELLRTGCTTSVEMYFHTQAVLDAVDAVGSRVVLTPGVIAAPGWDRLGTWEQMRDDISARIDDGGRVQGRVELGYGPHSAYTLPPEALASIGEHARARGALLHVHVAEAAEEDAAARASHGSVPALLDSLGVLDGRVLAAHSIQLSDDDIALFAARGTAVAHCPGSNAKLAAGIARVTALRRAGVRVGLGTDGPASGDDLDVWAEARLAGLLARVTSGDAAALTASELLLMATRDGAAAIGRDDLGALEPGRWADLVHVDLDDPVFTDPADDAQLLSNLVWAGGSRLVRDVWVAGDRVLAGGEPTRVERAATTAAIRDVAARLRR; this is encoded by the coding sequence GTGATCCGGCTGACGGCGCCGGTCGTGCTCCCGTGCGACCCGGCGTGCTCGGTCCTGCGCGACGGCGCGGTGGACGTCGGCGACGACGGCCGCATCACCTGGGTCGGGCCGCGGGAGCGGGCCCCGGAGTCGGACGGCCCGGTGCACGCGCTCCCCGGCGTCCTGCTGCCCGGGCTGATCAACACCCACGCGCACACCCCGATGCTCGCCCTGCGCGGCGCGGGGGGCGACCTGCCGCTGCTGCGCTGGCTGCACGAGGTCATGTGGCCGATGGAGGCGCGGCTCACCGGCGACGACGTGCGCGCCGCGATGACGGCGGGCGGCGTCGAGCTGCTGCGCACGGGCTGCACCACCAGCGTCGAGATGTACTTCCACACGCAGGCCGTGCTCGACGCCGTGGACGCCGTCGGGTCGCGGGTGGTGCTCACACCCGGCGTGATCGCGGCCCCCGGCTGGGACCGCCTCGGCACGTGGGAGCAGATGCGCGACGACATCTCCGCCCGCATCGACGACGGCGGGCGCGTGCAGGGCCGCGTCGAGCTCGGGTACGGGCCGCACTCGGCGTACACGCTGCCGCCGGAGGCGCTGGCGTCGATCGGCGAGCACGCGCGGGCCCGGGGGGCGCTGCTGCACGTGCACGTCGCCGAGGCCGCCGAGGAGGACGCGGCCGCGCGCGCGTCGCACGGCTCCGTGCCCGCCCTGCTCGACTCCCTCGGCGTCCTCGACGGGCGGGTGCTCGCCGCCCACTCGATCCAGCTCTCCGACGACGACATCGCCCTGTTCGCCGCGCGCGGCACCGCCGTGGCCCACTGCCCCGGCTCGAACGCGAAGCTGGCCGCGGGGATCGCGCGGGTCACGGCGCTGCGCCGGGCCGGGGTGCGGGTCGGCCTGGGCACCGACGGCCCCGCCTCCGGCGACGACCTCGACGTGTGGGCCGAGGCCCGCCTCGCCGGCCTGCTCGCCCGCGTGACCAGCGGTGACGCGGCCGCGCTCACCGCGTCGGAGCTGCTGCTGATGGCGACCCGCGACGGGGCCGCGGCGATCGGGCGCGACGACCTCGGCGCACTGGAGCCCGGCCGCTGGGCCGATCTCGTGCACGTCGACCTCGACGACCCCGTCTTCACCGACCCGGCCGACGACGCGCAGCTCCTGTCGAACCTGGTGTGGGCGGGCGGCTCCCGCCTGGTCCGCGACGTGTGGGTGGCGGGGGACCGGGTGCTGGCCGGCGGCGAACCGACCCGGGTGGAGCGTGCGGCGACCACCGCGGCGATCCGCGACGTCGCGGCCCGCCTGCGCCGCTGA